A stretch of the Dyella telluris genome encodes the following:
- a CDS encoding pseudouridine synthase encodes MKLVKLIANLGYGSRKDVALMFREGRVTDPDGEVLYADDKVPHEHIRIDDEPLDPPAGLTLMMYKPLGATCSRKDIGRVVYDLLPPRYRVRDPALSTVGRLDRDTSGLLLFTDDGSLLHRIISPKARVAKVYEATLASDLRGDEGVLFASGTMMLESETTPLEPAQLQVLEPRRARLTLTEGRYHQVRRMFAAVGNHVEALTRVSVGALTLGELQPGEWRALEERDIARIFEAPAHD; translated from the coding sequence ATGAAACTGGTCAAGCTGATCGCCAACCTGGGCTATGGCAGCCGCAAGGACGTCGCGCTGATGTTCCGCGAAGGGCGCGTCACCGATCCCGACGGCGAGGTGCTTTACGCCGACGACAAGGTGCCGCACGAACACATCCGCATCGACGACGAACCGCTCGATCCGCCCGCGGGCCTGACGTTGATGATGTACAAGCCGCTGGGCGCTACCTGCTCACGCAAGGACATCGGGCGCGTCGTCTACGACCTGCTCCCGCCACGCTATCGCGTGCGCGATCCGGCGCTTTCCACCGTGGGTCGCCTCGATCGCGACACCTCTGGCCTGCTGCTGTTCACCGACGACGGCAGCCTGCTGCACCGGATCATCTCGCCCAAGGCACGGGTGGCCAAGGTGTACGAGGCCACGCTGGCCAGCGATCTGCGCGGCGACGAAGGCGTGCTGTTCGCCAGTGGCACGATGATGCTCGAGTCGGAGACGACGCCGCTGGAGCCTGCGCAACTCCAGGTGCTGGAGCCGCGTCGCGCGCGTCTGACCCTGACCGAAGGACGCTATCACCAGGTGCGGCGCATGTTCGCCGCGGTGGGCAACCACGTGGAAGCGCTGACTCGCGTATCGGTGGGCGCGCTGACCCTGGGTGAACTGCAGCCCGGTGAATGGCGCGCGCTTGAAGAACGCGATATCGCGCGCATCTTTGAGGCACCCGCGCACGATTGA
- a CDS encoding class I SAM-dependent methyltransferase: MPASFSPVVQDVALEALFVPFETGDLTMPADGRVLFLRARDGFRLREMAKKGWACEQGFKPFAEALQRSGLTVAPPGGDDRYPLVLVLPPRQREEARALFAQAVRRALPGGVVLAAVPNAEGARSAEGDLASLAGPLQQLSKHKCRVFWTQPLGAQVDAGLLDAWQAFDTPRANDAGYLSRPGLFAWDRVDTASALLAAHLPGDLAGSVADLGAGYGYLSTQVIARCPGVSAIDLYEAEARALEPARLNVERAQRESGREVAFAVHWHDVTQGLPRRYDVVVSNPPFHQGRADLPELGRAFIATAADALQPHGRLWLVANRHLPYEATLAARFNEVRTVVTQDGFKVIEARGVRA; this comes from the coding sequence ATGCCTGCCTCGTTCTCTCCGGTCGTCCAAGACGTGGCGCTGGAGGCCCTCTTCGTGCCGTTTGAAACCGGCGACCTCACCATGCCCGCCGACGGACGCGTGCTGTTCCTGCGTGCGCGCGACGGTTTCCGGCTGCGTGAGATGGCGAAGAAGGGCTGGGCCTGCGAACAGGGCTTCAAGCCCTTCGCCGAGGCGCTGCAGCGCAGTGGCCTGACGGTGGCCCCGCCGGGTGGTGATGATCGCTACCCGTTGGTGCTGGTGTTGCCGCCGCGGCAGCGCGAAGAAGCGCGCGCGTTGTTTGCGCAGGCGGTGCGCCGGGCCTTGCCCGGTGGCGTAGTGCTCGCCGCCGTGCCCAACGCCGAAGGGGCCAGATCCGCCGAGGGCGACCTGGCCAGCCTGGCGGGGCCCTTGCAGCAGCTCTCCAAGCACAAATGCCGCGTGTTCTGGACGCAGCCGCTGGGCGCGCAGGTAGATGCCGGCCTGCTGGACGCCTGGCAGGCCTTCGACACGCCGCGGGCCAATGACGCGGGTTACCTCAGCCGGCCAGGCCTGTTCGCATGGGATCGGGTGGATACAGCCTCGGCCTTGCTCGCCGCGCACCTGCCCGGCGATCTCGCCGGAAGCGTGGCGGATCTTGGTGCCGGTTACGGATACCTGTCCACGCAGGTCATCGCGCGTTGCCCGGGCGTTTCGGCCATCGATCTCTACGAAGCCGAAGCGCGTGCGCTGGAACCCGCGCGCCTCAACGTCGAACGCGCGCAACGCGAGAGCGGACGGGAGGTGGCGTTTGCGGTGCACTGGCACGACGTCACGCAGGGCTTGCCGCGGCGCTATGACGTGGTCGTGAGCAATCCGCCATTCCATCAGGGGCGCGCCGATCTTCCGGAGCTCGGGCGCGCCTTCATCGCTACCGCCGCCGACGCCCTGCAGCCGCACGGGCGGCTCTGGCTGGTGGCCAATCGCCATCTTCCCTATGAGGCCACTCTGGCCGCACGTTTCAACGAGGTACGCACGGTGGTAACGCAAGACGGCTTCAAGGTGATCGAGGCACGCGGGGTTCGCGCATGA
- a CDS encoding pseudouridine synthase yields the protein MSRPPAASTVHLPQGSWSTVLDGLCALFPRIERAEWESRFARQRVLDAQGQPLPADAPYRAGLRVHYFREVPRETPIPFHETLLHVDTHLVVVDKPHFLPVTPAGGFVEETVLARLARTLDNHHLVPLHRIDRHTAGLVMFSAHPDSRDAYQALFRQRSIVKAYEAWAPPLTGQSFPLVRRSRIASGEPFFRMHEVPGEPNSETHIDVLERHASHWRYVLQPFTGKKHQLRVHMAALGAPILHDPFYPELPEPRPDDHARPLQLLARRLSFVDPLSGLRREFVSELELSGVA from the coding sequence ATGTCACGTCCGCCCGCCGCCAGCACGGTGCACCTGCCCCAGGGATCATGGAGCACGGTGCTGGATGGACTGTGTGCGCTGTTTCCCCGTATCGAGCGTGCCGAGTGGGAAAGCCGCTTCGCCCGCCAGCGCGTGCTGGATGCACAAGGGCAGCCCCTGCCAGCCGACGCGCCGTATCGTGCGGGGCTGCGCGTGCATTACTTCCGCGAAGTGCCGCGGGAAACCCCCATCCCGTTCCACGAAACGCTCTTGCACGTGGATACGCACCTCGTGGTCGTCGACAAGCCGCACTTCCTGCCGGTGACGCCGGCAGGCGGTTTCGTGGAGGAGACGGTACTGGCGCGACTGGCGCGGACGCTGGACAACCACCACCTGGTGCCCTTGCACCGCATCGACCGTCACACCGCCGGGCTGGTGATGTTTTCCGCTCATCCCGACAGCCGCGATGCCTACCAGGCGCTGTTCCGCCAGCGCAGCATCGTGAAGGCCTACGAGGCTTGGGCGCCGCCACTGACGGGGCAGTCGTTTCCGCTGGTGAGGCGTTCGCGCATCGCGTCGGGCGAGCCGTTCTTCCGCATGCACGAAGTGCCCGGCGAGCCCAACAGCGAAACCCACATCGACGTGCTCGAACGCCACGCAAGCCACTGGCGCTACGTCCTGCAGCCGTTCACCGGCAAGAAGCACCAGCTGCGTGTGCACATGGCTGCGCTGGGCGCGCCCATCCTGCACGACCCGTTCTACCCGGAACTTCCCGAACCCCGTCCGGATGACCATGCCCGCCCGCTGCAGCTGCTGGCGCGGCGGCTGTCCTTCGTCGATCCCCTCAGCGGCCTGCGCCGCGAGTTTGTCAGCGAGCTGGAGCTGTCCGGGGTGGCATGA
- a CDS encoding S1 family peptidase, whose amino-acid sequence MDKPATPARQALFFTRRQAWQRVAWLTGLALASASPLHAATMDPAVLPRVQAATFEVVIPKPEKDPITYEKPLPLDQLPYQERTDKYHSVGTAFAIGENRYVTAGHVLALGIDSLMGEPAVRDAAGHVYAIDKITRYSLHEDFVEFTLKDPPKVAPLAVNTQPEMNQVVYAVGNALGTGIVIRDGLYTSQTPEDQDGRWKWLRFSAAASPGNSGGPLLDKDGKVIGVVVMKSPDENLNFALPIDLVLKAPANLGDIDVRETYQLDAIEDKHTGTFKAQFPLPKSFADFSATYQKLHNADVDQKLHDLLTEQAGTMFPNGPGSNRLLHSTSTLDPFPTLLHRDSNGEWVIARAGAGKAPLPHNGYLARAMVGQQVMFHLRKPDDVSSKQLFGDSKIFMDLVLKAAPLQRRVGSEPVKITSLGQPSLQRDFTDNYQRRWQIREWPMAYDNGLIIAFLLPVPDGYAAMLRITNNRTEHEDMSDMKQLANYVYVSYSGTLGQWKEFLANSSLLPSVLSDIAIHFDYGDAFKYQSSRLGFAYTPSLQKIDAESQLVLGMSYFQDRGKTVWDVSRVDVKSNVENAEHVSLSRHVAPSDDLDDGFRNSWGKIVNRTHPDDGVPYSENDMTYIGTVGGTQANASSKPAVLYTAFYGVDGPRPDDTMKGKLNLLMEKLQVNEH is encoded by the coding sequence ATGGACAAGCCGGCAACTCCCGCACGGCAAGCGCTCTTTTTCACTCGCCGGCAGGCCTGGCAACGCGTGGCCTGGCTGACCGGCCTTGCCCTGGCGTCGGCTTCCCCGCTGCATGCCGCGACGATGGATCCCGCCGTGCTGCCGCGCGTGCAGGCCGCCACGTTCGAAGTGGTGATTCCCAAGCCGGAGAAAGATCCCATCACCTACGAAAAGCCGCTGCCGCTGGACCAGTTGCCTTATCAGGAGCGTACGGACAAGTACCACTCGGTCGGCACCGCGTTCGCCATCGGCGAGAACCGCTATGTCACCGCCGGCCATGTGCTGGCGCTGGGCATCGACAGCCTGATGGGCGAACCGGCCGTGCGCGACGCCGCCGGCCATGTGTACGCCATCGACAAGATCACCCGCTATTCGCTGCACGAGGATTTCGTCGAGTTCACGCTGAAGGATCCGCCCAAGGTCGCGCCGCTGGCGGTGAACACCCAGCCGGAAATGAACCAGGTGGTGTATGCGGTGGGCAACGCGCTGGGCACCGGCATCGTGATCCGCGACGGCCTGTACACCTCGCAGACGCCGGAGGACCAGGACGGCCGCTGGAAGTGGCTGCGCTTCTCCGCGGCGGCCTCGCCGGGCAACAGCGGTGGCCCGCTGCTGGACAAGGACGGCAAAGTCATCGGTGTGGTGGTGATGAAGTCGCCCGACGAGAACCTCAACTTCGCCTTGCCGATTGACCTGGTGCTCAAGGCACCGGCCAATCTTGGCGACATCGACGTGCGCGAGACCTATCAGCTGGACGCGATCGAGGACAAGCACACCGGCACTTTCAAGGCACAGTTCCCGCTGCCCAAGTCCTTCGCGGACTTCAGCGCGACCTATCAGAAACTGCACAACGCCGACGTCGACCAGAAGCTGCACGACCTGCTCACCGAGCAGGCCGGCACGATGTTCCCCAACGGCCCCGGTTCGAACCGCCTGCTGCACAGCACCTCCACCCTCGATCCGTTCCCCACCCTGCTCCACCGCGACAGCAACGGTGAATGGGTGATCGCCCGGGCCGGCGCGGGCAAGGCGCCCCTGCCCCACAACGGCTACCTCGCGCGGGCCATGGTGGGCCAGCAGGTGATGTTCCACCTGCGCAAGCCCGACGACGTCAGCAGCAAGCAGCTGTTCGGCGATTCGAAGATCTTCATGGATCTGGTGCTGAAGGCCGCGCCGTTGCAGCGGCGCGTCGGTTCCGAGCCGGTGAAGATCACCTCGCTGGGCCAGCCTTCGCTGCAACGCGACTTCACCGACAACTACCAGCGACGCTGGCAGATCCGCGAATGGCCGATGGCGTACGACAACGGCCTGATCATCGCCTTCCTGCTGCCGGTGCCGGACGGTTACGCGGCCATGCTGCGCATCACCAACAACCGCACCGAACATGAAGACATGTCGGACATGAAGCAGCTCGCCAACTATGTCTACGTGTCCTACAGCGGCACGCTGGGACAGTGGAAGGAGTTCCTCGCCAACAGCAGCCTGCTGCCCAGCGTACTGTCCGACATCGCCATCCATTTCGACTATGGCGATGCGTTCAAGTACCAGTCCAGCCGACTCGGCTTTGCTTACACGCCTTCGCTGCAGAAAATCGATGCGGAGAGCCAGCTGGTGCTGGGCATGTCCTACTTCCAGGACCGCGGCAAGACGGTGTGGGATGTGTCGCGCGTGGACGTGAAGTCCAACGTGGAGAACGCCGAGCACGTCAGCCTGAGCCGCCACGTGGCACCGTCGGATGATCTGGACGACGGCTTCCGCAACAGCTGGGGCAAGATCGTCAACCGCACCCACCCTGACGATGGCGTGCCGTACAGCGAGAACGACATGACGTACATCGGCACCGTCGGCGGCACGCAGGCCAACGCCAGCAGCAAGCCGGCCGTGCTCTACACGGCGTTCTACGGCGTGGATGGGCCGCGCCCGGACGACACCATGAAAGGCAAGCTCAACCTGCTGATGGAGAAGCTGCAGGTCAACGAGCACTGA
- a CDS encoding multidrug effflux MFS transporter — MTSTPRPVRRSLSWLLAGLSMIGPFSIDAVFPAFPLIGERFGVDSTGLQQMISMYLVTYAVMSLFHGAISDAIGRKPVIVAGMLVYSLASAGAAMSTSYAMLLTCRSLQGVCAGAGLVVGRAIVRDSLEGAAAQQLMSRVMMIFSVAPVIAPIVGAQLLFLNGWHGIFWVLMGFTVVLAVALMLFLEETHPPAARTPFNATTLVRGYVSFGKDRPFWPLLLSCTVNFAGLFLYIASAPHIIRDLLHLSAQGFPWLFLPTVAGLMIGAWMSGRLANRRSVVYTVNLGYGAMLLACALHLLMALVSREPVLPWSMLPLVVHGIGVQLAFPTLTLLLLDRFPHRRGGASSVQAFCSLMLCAIVAGVLSPMLSGHMLYLALGASALTLAGWAGWRWYRRLSDKPRVPHTAAAEVEVECQTEITEPR, encoded by the coding sequence ATGACCTCCACCCCGCGCCCCGTCCGGCGCAGCCTGTCGTGGCTGCTGGCGGGTCTGTCGATGATCGGCCCGTTTTCGATCGACGCCGTGTTCCCGGCGTTTCCGCTGATCGGCGAGCGCTTCGGCGTGGACAGCACCGGCCTGCAGCAGATGATCAGCATGTACCTGGTCACCTATGCGGTGATGAGCCTGTTCCATGGCGCCATTTCCGACGCCATCGGCCGCAAGCCGGTGATCGTGGCGGGCATGCTGGTGTATTCGCTGGCGTCCGCGGGCGCGGCCATGTCCACCTCCTACGCCATGCTGCTGACGTGCCGCTCGCTGCAGGGCGTGTGTGCCGGCGCCGGCCTGGTGGTGGGGCGCGCCATCGTGCGCGACAGCCTGGAGGGCGCCGCAGCGCAGCAGCTGATGTCACGCGTGATGATGATCTTCAGCGTCGCGCCGGTGATCGCACCCATCGTCGGCGCCCAGTTGCTGTTCCTCAACGGCTGGCACGGCATCTTCTGGGTGCTGATGGGATTCACCGTGGTGTTGGCGGTGGCGCTGATGCTGTTCCTGGAGGAAACCCATCCGCCGGCGGCGCGCACGCCGTTCAACGCCACCACGCTGGTGCGCGGCTACGTGAGTTTCGGCAAGGATCGGCCGTTCTGGCCGTTGCTGCTGTCGTGCACCGTGAACTTCGCCGGCCTGTTCCTGTACATCGCCTCGGCCCCGCACATCATTCGTGACCTGCTGCATCTGTCGGCGCAGGGGTTCCCTTGGCTGTTCCTGCCGACGGTGGCGGGTCTGATGATCGGCGCTTGGATGTCCGGTCGCCTGGCCAATCGTCGCAGCGTGGTCTACACCGTGAACCTGGGTTATGGCGCCATGCTGCTGGCGTGTGCACTGCACCTGTTGATGGCGCTGGTCAGCCGCGAGCCCGTGCTGCCGTGGTCGATGCTGCCGCTGGTGGTCCATGGCATCGGCGTGCAGCTGGCGTTCCCCACGCTCACGTTGCTGCTGCTCGATCGCTTCCCGCATCGCCGAGGTGGCGCTTCGTCGGTGCAGGCGTTCTGCAGCCTGATGCTGTGCGCCATCGTGGCTGGCGTGCTGTCGCCGATGTTGTCCGGGCACATGCTGTACCTGGCCCTGGGCGCATCGGCACTGACCCTGGCCGGCTGGGCAGGCTGGCGCTGGTATCGCCGTCTCTCCGACAAACCGCGCGTGCCGCATACCGCGGCGGCCGAGGTTGAGGTGGAGTGCCAGACGGAGATCACCGAGCCGCGCTGA
- the crcB gene encoding fluoride efflux transporter CrcB yields the protein MGFTGFLAVGIGGALGCWLRWTLGVLFNPIFPTVPLGTLAANLMGGLLMGAVLGIFDHFQTLPPELRLFAATGFLGGLTTFSTFSAESTTLLLRQQYLWFGGHLALHLVGSIAMTITGIALTRAVLR from the coding sequence GTGGGCTTTACCGGATTTCTCGCCGTGGGCATCGGCGGCGCACTGGGCTGCTGGCTGCGCTGGACGCTGGGCGTGCTGTTCAACCCGATCTTCCCCACCGTGCCGCTGGGCACACTGGCCGCCAATTTGATGGGTGGCCTGCTGATGGGCGCGGTGCTGGGCATCTTCGACCACTTCCAGACCCTGCCGCCCGAGCTGCGCCTGTTCGCCGCCACCGGCTTTCTCGGCGGGCTGACCACGTTCTCCACCTTTTCGGCCGAATCCACCACGTTGTTGCTGCGTCAGCAGTATCTTTGGTTTGGCGGCCACCTGGCCCTGCACCTGGTGGGCTCCATCGCGATGACCATCACCGGCATCGCCCTCACCCGCGCCGTGCTGCGCTAG
- a CDS encoding DUF190 domain-containing protein, with protein sequence MNDPQQGVLLSFYTHSRARHEGKLVFEWLLEHAKAQGIGGGSAFRAVCGFGRHGVLREEQFFELADDLAIKVEFLLTEAQALALVQTVGDSAVDAVYAIASASFGSLGKNPGTG encoded by the coding sequence ATGAACGATCCGCAACAAGGCGTCCTGCTCAGCTTCTATACCCATTCGCGCGCGCGCCACGAGGGTAAGCTGGTGTTCGAATGGCTGCTGGAACATGCCAAGGCCCAGGGCATCGGCGGCGGCTCGGCGTTCCGCGCCGTCTGCGGATTCGGCCGCCACGGCGTGCTGCGCGAGGAACAGTTCTTCGAGCTGGCTGACGACCTGGCCATCAAGGTGGAGTTCCTGCTGACCGAGGCGCAAGCCCTGGCGCTGGTCCAGACCGTCGGCGACAGCGCTGTCGACGCGGTGTATGCAATCGCTTCCGCAAGCTTCGGTTCACTCGGCAAGAACCCGGGTACCGGCTGA
- the cfa gene encoding cyclopropane fatty acyl phospholipid synthase, translating into MSQDSLKARAASLLEHAGIRLDGSRPTDMHVHDERVYARVFAHGSLGLGESYMDGWWDSEDLSGLFTRILGARLDRELRTLDTLLAHLKARFINMQRGDHAFEIGRAHYDLGNDLFQAMLGKWLMYSCGYWAEANNLDDAQEAKLDLICRKLRLQPGQRVLDIGCGWGVALKFAAERYGIEGVGITVSQEQAAFARELCGDLPVEIRLQDYRELDEPFDAVFSIGMFEHVGALNYRKYFEVARRCLRDHGLFVLHCIGSNGTPGQPDPWIEKYIFPNSMIPAASQVAEAVQNLFVVEDWHNFGADYDLTLQAWRANVDAAWPQLAEHYDDRFRRMWRFYLSVSAAVFRSRRDQLWQITLSPHGVPGGYRVPR; encoded by the coding sequence ATGAGCCAGGACTCTCTCAAGGCACGCGCCGCCAGCCTGCTGGAACACGCCGGCATCCGCCTCGACGGCTCACGCCCCACCGACATGCACGTTCACGACGAGCGTGTTTATGCACGCGTGTTCGCCCACGGCTCGCTGGGCCTGGGGGAGAGCTACATGGACGGCTGGTGGGACAGCGAGGACCTGTCCGGCCTGTTCACCCGCATCCTGGGCGCAAGGCTCGACCGCGAGCTGAGAACCCTGGATACGCTGCTGGCCCACCTGAAGGCGCGCTTCATCAACATGCAGCGCGGCGACCACGCCTTCGAGATCGGCCGCGCTCACTACGACCTGGGCAACGACCTGTTCCAGGCCATGCTGGGCAAGTGGCTGATGTACTCCTGCGGCTACTGGGCCGAGGCCAACAACCTCGACGACGCACAGGAAGCCAAGCTCGACCTGATCTGCCGCAAGCTGCGCCTGCAACCCGGGCAGCGCGTGCTGGACATCGGCTGCGGCTGGGGCGTGGCACTGAAATTTGCCGCCGAGCGTTATGGCATCGAGGGCGTGGGCATCACCGTGTCGCAGGAGCAGGCCGCCTTTGCGCGCGAGCTGTGCGGCGACCTGCCGGTGGAGATCCGCCTGCAGGATTATCGAGAACTGGACGAGCCGTTCGACGCCGTGTTCTCCATCGGCATGTTCGAACACGTCGGCGCGCTGAACTACCGCAAATACTTCGAGGTGGCGCGACGCTGCCTGCGCGACCACGGGCTGTTCGTGCTCCACTGCATCGGCAGCAACGGCACCCCCGGCCAGCCGGACCCGTGGATCGAGAAATACATCTTTCCCAACTCGATGATTCCCGCCGCCAGCCAGGTGGCCGAGGCGGTGCAGAACCTGTTCGTGGTGGAGGACTGGCATAACTTCGGCGCCGACTACGACCTGACGCTGCAAGCCTGGCGCGCCAATGTCGATGCGGCGTGGCCGCAGCTGGCCGAGCACTACGACGACCGCTTCCGTCGCATGTGGCGTTTCTATCTTTCGGTGTCCGCCGCGGTGTTCCGCAGCCGCCGCGACCAGCTCTGGCAGATCACGCTCAGCCCCCACGGCGTGCCCGGCGGCTATCGCGTGCCACGCTGA
- a CDS encoding TraB/GumN family protein → MKLFRRFASALALNLLLVTVAVAQPGLWVARNGQATVYLFGTVHLLPSDTQWKSAALDKALDESQRLSIEIVDDDSASMQTLVTQHGLDLTAPLSSKLDDADRGQLAKAAETANLPGGAASLQSMRPWLAALTLTMAPLMQAGLDPNQGVDKLLKARMQQAGKPVDGLETAEKQILMLADLPEAMQLDFLRQSFKDVADGPGKLHELIDAWRNGDTAAIARIEDEDLRKDSPLLYQRLIVERNTAWAKSIAARMQQPGVSFVAVGAGHLAGPDSLQEQLRKLGVKTERVQN, encoded by the coding sequence TTGAAGCTCTTTCGACGATTCGCCAGCGCGCTGGCCCTGAACCTGTTGCTCGTCACCGTGGCGGTGGCGCAGCCAGGGTTGTGGGTGGCTCGCAACGGCCAGGCCACGGTGTACCTGTTCGGCACCGTCCACCTGCTGCCCTCGGACACGCAGTGGAAGTCCGCCGCGCTGGACAAGGCGCTGGACGAGAGCCAGCGCCTGAGCATCGAAATCGTCGACGACGATTCGGCGTCCATGCAGACGCTGGTGACGCAGCACGGCCTGGATCTCACCGCACCGCTATCCAGCAAGCTCGACGACGCCGACCGCGGACAGCTGGCCAAGGCGGCTGAAACCGCCAACCTGCCCGGCGGCGCGGCCTCGCTCCAGTCGATGCGCCCCTGGCTGGCCGCGCTCACGCTCACCATGGCGCCGCTGATGCAGGCCGGCCTGGACCCCAACCAGGGCGTGGACAAGCTGCTCAAGGCCCGCATGCAGCAGGCCGGCAAACCGGTGGACGGACTGGAAACGGCCGAGAAACAGATCCTGATGCTGGCCGACCTGCCCGAAGCGATGCAGCTGGATTTCCTGCGCCAGTCGTTCAAGGACGTGGCCGACGGCCCCGGCAAGCTGCACGAGCTGATCGACGCCTGGCGCAATGGCGACACTGCCGCCATCGCGCGCATCGAAGACGAAGACCTGCGCAAGGACAGCCCCCTGCTCTACCAGCGCCTGATCGTGGAGCGCAACACGGCCTGGGCCAAATCCATCGCGGCACGCATGCAGCAGCCCGGCGTGAGCTTTGTTGCCGTGGGCGCGGGCCACCTGGCCGGCCCCGACAGCCTGCAGGAGCAGCTGCGCAAGCTGGGCGTGAAGACCGAGCGCGTGCAGAACTGA